A single window of Zea mays cultivar B73 chromosome 10, Zm-B73-REFERENCE-NAM-5.0, whole genome shotgun sequence DNA harbors:
- the LOC103641535 gene encoding protein DETOXIFICATION 19, with the protein MPDSQLSTSIIAMCQNTEAISYMITYGFVAVISTRVSNEPGARNIANAKKALTVSLALSLMLGVAFLLLLGLDHDLLVRLFTTSEAVVSAFASMTPLLIGSVVLDSTQGVLCGVARGCGWQHLAAWTNLVAFYVIGLPLATLFGFTLGFQTKGLWMGQICGLLCQNCVLFSSPCEPTGRS; encoded by the exons ATGCCCGACTCTCAGCTCAGCACTTCCATCATTGCGATGTG CCAAAACACCGAAGCCATATCATACATGATCACCTATGGCTTCGTCGCTGTCATCAGCACAAGGGTGTCCAACGAGCCGGGAGCCCGGAACATCGCCAACGCCAAGAAGGCGCTCACCGTGTCGCTGGCGCTGTCCCTGATGCTGGGGGTGGCGTTCCTGCTGCTTCTGGGCCTTGACCACGACCTCTTGGTGCGCCTCTTCACCACCAGCGAGGCCGTGGTCAGCGCCTTCGCCTCCATGACGCCGCTGCTCATCGGCTCCGTCGTGCTGGACTCCACGCAGGGGGTGCTCTGCGGCGTCGCCAGGGGCTGCGGGTGGCAGCACCTGGCGGCGTGGACCAACCTGGTGGCCTTCTATGTCATCGGCTTGCCGCTCGCCACCCTCTTCGGATTCACGCTCGGCTTCCAAACCAAG GGGCTGTGGATGGGGCAGATATGCGGCCTCCTCTGCCAGAACTGCGTCCTCTTTTCATCACCCTGCGAACCAACTGGCAGGAGTTAG
- the LOC100284432 gene encoding actin associated protein isoform X3 — protein MASTPHPPPLIGKSGNLTVFFTPSAEHESPGSEFSTPPTSPRAEDSPESPPAQTAPPPAPVYSVSTPQLVKMVSPPLPAEKLSRPSLVQVPPLQFGKASAGSDGSLLAFFWDAVARMQEAHASLDEHISRWFGLDQSKYQWALNDYYERTGQEIDLSNVGTR, from the exons ATGGCCTCCACCCCGCACCCTCCGCCGCTCATCGGCAAGTCGGGAAACCTCACGGTGTTCTTCACGCCATCGGCGGAGCACGAGAGCCCGGGGTCCGAGTTCTCTACGCCCCCGACGAGCCCTCGCGCCGAGGACTCCCCTGAATCACCACCGGCGCAGACAGCCCCTCCGCCCGCGCCTGTTTACTCAGTATCCACGCCGCAGCTTGTCAAGATGGTCTCCCCGCCGCTTCCCGCCGAGAAGCTCTCCCGACCCTCGCTGGTCCAG GTGCCGCCATTGCAGTTCGGGAAGGCTTCGGCAGGATCAGATGGATCGCTGCTTGCGTTCTTCTGGGACGCGGTTGCACGCATGCAAGAAG CACACGCGAGCTTGGACGAGCACATCTCGAGATGGTTCGGGCTGGACCAGTCCAAGTACCAGTGGGCGCTCAACGACTATTATGAGAGGACCGGGCAG
- the LOC100284432 gene encoding actin associated protein isoform X4, with the protein MASTPHPPPLIGKSGNLTVFFTPSAEHESPGSEFSTPPTSPRAEDSPESPPAQTAPPPAPVYSVSTPQLVKMVSPPLPAEKLSRPSLVQVPPLQFGKASAGSDGSLLAFFWDAVARMQEAHASLDEHISRWFGLDQSKYQWALNDYYERTGQVGDLI; encoded by the exons ATGGCCTCCACCCCGCACCCTCCGCCGCTCATCGGCAAGTCGGGAAACCTCACGGTGTTCTTCACGCCATCGGCGGAGCACGAGAGCCCGGGGTCCGAGTTCTCTACGCCCCCGACGAGCCCTCGCGCCGAGGACTCCCCTGAATCACCACCGGCGCAGACAGCCCCTCCGCCCGCGCCTGTTTACTCAGTATCCACGCCGCAGCTTGTCAAGATGGTCTCCCCGCCGCTTCCCGCCGAGAAGCTCTCCCGACCCTCGCTGGTCCAG GTGCCGCCATTGCAGTTCGGGAAGGCTTCGGCAGGATCAGATGGATCGCTGCTTGCGTTCTTCTGGGACGCGGTTGCACGCATGCAAGAAG CACACGCGAGCTTGGACGAGCACATCTCGAGATGGTTCGGGCTGGACCAGTCCAAGTACCAGTGGGCGCTCAACGACTATTATGAGAGGACCGGGCAG GTTGGAGATCTGATCTAA
- the LOC100284432 gene encoding actin associated protein isoform X2 produces the protein MASTPHPPPLIGKSGNLTVFFTPSAEHESPGSEFSTPPTSPRAEDSPESPPAQTAPPPAPVYSVSTPQLVKMVSPPLPAEKLSRPSLVQVPSPPVKSVSTPLQAPKVSSCSLPPVQVPPLQFGKASAGSDGSLLAFFWDAVARMQEAHASLDEHISRWFGLDQSKYQWALNDYYERTGQVGDLI, from the exons ATGGCCTCCACCCCGCACCCTCCGCCGCTCATCGGCAAGTCGGGAAACCTCACGGTGTTCTTCACGCCATCGGCGGAGCACGAGAGCCCGGGGTCCGAGTTCTCTACGCCCCCGACGAGCCCTCGCGCCGAGGACTCCCCTGAATCACCACCGGCGCAGACAGCCCCTCCGCCCGCGCCTGTTTACTCAGTATCCACGCCGCAGCTTGTCAAGATGGTCTCCCCGCCGCTTCCCGCCGAGAAGCTCTCCCGACCCTCGCTGGTCCAGGTACCGTCGCCGCCCGTCAAGTCGGTCTCAACGCCGCTGCAGGCACCAAAGGTCTCTTCCTGCTCCTTGCCACCGGTCCAGGTGCCGCCATTGCAGTTCGGGAAGGCTTCGGCAGGATCAGATGGATCGCTGCTTGCGTTCTTCTGGGACGCGGTTGCACGCATGCAAGAAG CACACGCGAGCTTGGACGAGCACATCTCGAGATGGTTCGGGCTGGACCAGTCCAAGTACCAGTGGGCGCTCAACGACTATTATGAGAGGACCGGGCAG GTTGGAGATCTGATCTAA
- the LOC100284432 gene encoding actin associated protein isoform X1, translating into MASTPHPPPLIGKSGNLTVFFTPSAEHESPGSEFSTPPTSPRAEDSPESPPAQTAPPPAPVYSVSTPQLVKMVSPPLPAEKLSRPSLVQVPSPPVKSVSTPLQAPKVSSCSLPPVQVPPLQFGKASAGSDGSLLAFFWDAVARMQEAHASLDEHISRWFGLDQSKYQWALNDYYERTGQVKHSIPARLARHSYIY; encoded by the exons ATGGCCTCCACCCCGCACCCTCCGCCGCTCATCGGCAAGTCGGGAAACCTCACGGTGTTCTTCACGCCATCGGCGGAGCACGAGAGCCCGGGGTCCGAGTTCTCTACGCCCCCGACGAGCCCTCGCGCCGAGGACTCCCCTGAATCACCACCGGCGCAGACAGCCCCTCCGCCCGCGCCTGTTTACTCAGTATCCACGCCGCAGCTTGTCAAGATGGTCTCCCCGCCGCTTCCCGCCGAGAAGCTCTCCCGACCCTCGCTGGTCCAGGTACCGTCGCCGCCCGTCAAGTCGGTCTCAACGCCGCTGCAGGCACCAAAGGTCTCTTCCTGCTCCTTGCCACCGGTCCAGGTGCCGCCATTGCAGTTCGGGAAGGCTTCGGCAGGATCAGATGGATCGCTGCTTGCGTTCTTCTGGGACGCGGTTGCACGCATGCAAGAAG CACACGCGAGCTTGGACGAGCACATCTCGAGATGGTTCGGGCTGGACCAGTCCAAGTACCAGTGGGCGCTCAACGACTATTATGAGAGGACCGGGCAG GTAAAACATTCAATTCCTGCAAGGTTGGCACGTCATAGCTATATTTATTAA
- the LOC100284432 gene encoding actin associated protein: MASTPHPPPLIGKSGNLTVFFTPSAEHESPGSEFSTPPTSPRAEDSPESPPAQTAPPPAPVYSVSTPQLVKMVSPPLPAEKLSRPSLVQVPSPPVKSVSTPLQAPKVSSCSLPPVQVPPLQFGKASAGSDGSLLAFFWDAVARMQEAHASLDEHISRWFGLDQSKYQWALNDYYERTGQEIDLSNVGTR; encoded by the exons ATGGCCTCCACCCCGCACCCTCCGCCGCTCATCGGCAAGTCGGGAAACCTCACGGTGTTCTTCACGCCATCGGCGGAGCACGAGAGCCCGGGGTCCGAGTTCTCTACGCCCCCGACGAGCCCTCGCGCCGAGGACTCCCCTGAATCACCACCGGCGCAGACAGCCCCTCCGCCCGCGCCTGTTTACTCAGTATCCACGCCGCAGCTTGTCAAGATGGTCTCCCCGCCGCTTCCCGCCGAGAAGCTCTCCCGACCCTCGCTGGTCCAGGTACCGTCGCCGCCCGTCAAGTCGGTCTCAACGCCGCTGCAGGCACCAAAGGTCTCTTCCTGCTCCTTGCCACCGGTCCAGGTGCCGCCATTGCAGTTCGGGAAGGCTTCGGCAGGATCAGATGGATCGCTGCTTGCGTTCTTCTGGGACGCGGTTGCACGCATGCAAGAAG CACACGCGAGCTTGGACGAGCACATCTCGAGATGGTTCGGGCTGGACCAGTCCAAGTACCAGTGGGCGCTCAACGACTATTATGAGAGGACCGGGCAG